A window of the Streptomyces sp. NBC_00454 genome harbors these coding sequences:
- a CDS encoding SpoIIE family protein phosphatase has product MGTFDWDLDSGQMYLDATALEVVDLRPEEFSGTPAGLRPRLASGEETRLDARVAQALKGGRSHYGAYVRSRARDGSPGWTHIQGHILRDPHGRPYRIIGIIRDAVHDPGEPGAGGERDEGRRRLTGVVERTTAILAHARTVNDVTDILKDPEALSHLGAVSVMLGVVDGGRIHLVAEGRLGAYVPETEYTRIDAPLPLSEAVRGLRPVYLGSREEFQSRYPLLWPYIEPLDVRSGVYLPLIAQGRPIGALGLLYTRDGDFTAEEQNVLMALGSGIAQSLQRAILFEQEHDLAEGLQRAMLPRRIPEVAGARIAVRYRAARMGRDIGGDWYDVIPLDGGRVGVMIGDVEGHDTDAAAVMGQLRIALRAYISEGHTPGAAMARASAFLRELETERFATCTYAEIDLTTGACRMVRAGHLDPVVRRGDGSCHRIQVVGGLPLGLPANEPPDGRAAGTGFPVTSLDLHPGDTLLLCTDGLTDRPGQDTETGMREFMEAVRSGPADVEELADVLCDLVGDSGGGDDMALLLLRRRGAPAPRGGGPLRHSLNPGDRDAPAMARHLIRAAVAAWGAWDQADEIELAADELMTNALVHTDGVGQVSMRLTPDGRIRIEVEDTSSALPRQREAGDWAVSGRGLLLVDRLADAWGVEPRGGGKCVWCEFTIPVRPPAPGSGPGSAPDSGPDSAPGGPGAPGGPGGPGGPGPRVV; this is encoded by the coding sequence ATGGGCACCTTCGACTGGGACCTCGACAGCGGGCAGATGTATCTGGACGCCACCGCTCTCGAGGTCGTAGATCTGCGCCCCGAGGAGTTCAGCGGCACCCCCGCTGGGCTCCGCCCCCGACTCGCCTCCGGCGAGGAGACCCGGCTCGACGCGCGGGTCGCGCAGGCGCTCAAGGGCGGCCGCAGCCACTACGGGGCCTACGTCCGCAGCCGCGCCCGGGACGGCTCCCCGGGCTGGACCCACATCCAGGGCCACATCCTGCGGGACCCGCACGGGCGCCCGTACCGGATCATCGGGATCATCCGCGACGCCGTCCACGACCCGGGCGAGCCCGGGGCCGGCGGGGAGCGGGACGAGGGCCGGCGCAGGCTCACCGGGGTCGTCGAGCGGACCACGGCGATCCTCGCGCACGCCCGTACGGTCAACGACGTCACCGACATCCTCAAGGACCCCGAGGCCCTGAGCCACCTCGGCGCGGTCAGCGTCATGCTCGGCGTGGTCGACGGCGGCCGCATCCACCTGGTCGCGGAGGGGCGGCTCGGCGCGTACGTCCCGGAGACCGAGTACACGCGGATCGACGCCCCGCTGCCGCTGAGCGAGGCCGTACGGGGTCTGCGGCCGGTCTACCTCGGCTCCCGCGAGGAGTTCCAGAGCCGCTACCCGCTGCTGTGGCCGTACATCGAGCCGCTCGACGTCCGCAGCGGGGTCTACCTGCCGCTCATCGCCCAGGGGCGGCCCATCGGCGCCCTCGGACTGCTCTACACGCGGGACGGAGACTTCACCGCCGAGGAGCAGAACGTGCTGATGGCCCTCGGTAGCGGCATCGCCCAGAGCCTCCAGCGCGCCATCCTCTTCGAGCAGGAGCACGATCTCGCCGAGGGCCTCCAGCGGGCCATGCTGCCGCGCCGGATACCGGAGGTGGCGGGGGCGCGGATCGCCGTACGGTACCGGGCGGCCCGGATGGGGCGGGACATCGGCGGCGACTGGTACGACGTGATCCCGCTCGACGGCGGCCGCGTCGGCGTGATGATCGGCGACGTGGAGGGGCACGACACGGACGCCGCCGCGGTCATGGGGCAGCTGCGGATCGCGCTGCGCGCGTACATCTCCGAGGGGCACACCCCGGGCGCGGCCATGGCCCGGGCCTCGGCCTTCCTCCGGGAACTGGAGACGGAACGGTTCGCCACGTGCACGTACGCCGAGATCGACCTCACCACCGGCGCCTGCAGGATGGTGCGCGCCGGGCACCTCGACCCGGTGGTCCGGCGCGGTGACGGCAGCTGCCACCGGATCCAGGTGGTGGGCGGTCTGCCGCTGGGCCTGCCGGCCAATGAACCGCCGGACGGCCGCGCCGCAGGTACGGGATTCCCCGTCACCAGCCTGGACCTGCACCCCGGCGACACCCTGCTGCTGTGCACGGACGGCCTGACCGACCGGCCCGGCCAGGACACCGAGACGGGCATGCGGGAATTCATGGAGGCCGTCCGGAGCGGACCGGCCGACGTGGAGGAACTCGCCGACGTCCTGTGCGACCTGGTCGGCGACTCCGGGGGCGGGGACGACATGGCGCTGCTCCTGCTGCGCCGCCGCGGCGCCCCCGCCCCGCGCGGCGGCGGTCCGCTGCGCCACAGCCTGAACCCCGGAGACCGCGACGCCCCGGCGATGGCCCGGCACCTGATCCGGGCGGCGGTCGCGGCCTGGGGCGCGTGGGACCAGGCCGACGAGATCGAGCTGGCGGCGGACGAGCTGATGACCAACGCCCTGGTCCACACGGACGGGGTCGGCCAGGTCAGCATGCGGCTGACCCCGGACGGGCGGATCCGGATCGAGGTGGAGGACACCAGCAGCGCCCTGCCGCGGCAGCGCGAGGCGGGCGACTGGGCGGTGTCGGGTCGGGGGCTGCTGCTGGTGGACCGGCTGGCGGACGCGTGGGGCGTGGAGCCGCGGGGCGGCGGGAAGTGCGTGTGGTGCGAGTTCACCATCCCGGTCCGGCCGCCCGCGCCGGGCTCCGGGCCGGGTTCCGCACCGGACTCCGGGCCGGACTCCGCGCCCGGCGGTCCCGGCGCGCCCGGCGGTCCCGGCGGTCCCGGCGGTCCCGGTCCCCGGGTGGTGTGA
- a CDS encoding phosphodiester glycosidase family protein, whose translation MPTLRPLLPVLPVLFTVLLVAPAGHAAAVGPDAGGIETARTSRQVAPGIRLESYDRLEADRWLRIDELDVDLGGPGGSGAAPGARAEYLGAGGGRGVATVADSAARHPAGPGRRVVAAVNGDFFDIRGTGAPLGPGIGAGRLLHSASPGAGQAVAFGADGIGRVLRIALDGSVTLPGGAVRPLAGYNTARPPAEGFAAYTADWPAAELPPLGPAVELREGKVAAVRAAARRPARRERPAPGTTLLVAGGAAATELAALRPGDAVTVTARPAVPGGGPLPVGAVGGREALVVAGVAQNHDGEPNNTAAPRTAAGFSRDGRWLRLITVDGRQRDSGGLTLTALGRMMLRLGAYEALNLDGGGSSTLLAALTGDKALTLENSPSDGHLRPVPNGLVLTAPAGSGRAAGYRVEPLGGLGGATARLFPGLSRTLTATPYDSALGPVSGPAGPAGPAGPAGPAGAAPVWSAEGDRARIDPAGVLRGLRPGRVDVHARGAAAHGTLGLEVLGPLAGVRVTPDRIGFAEEGESARFALTGYDAQGAAATVEPRDVALEFDRSRWSVTEDGRGGFTVTARVPHATGQLRAAVRGNRTATAELALGVGLSDRSLADLEDADRWTGRGTAPAPGHPGRGLALTLPAAAQTPDPASSTAATPPRPLPVPELARSLSLWVDGDGSGARPAVELADADGGALTLRGPAVDWTGWREINLPLPATAERPYAVTRLSAAAGPRPARLLLDTLTARTPPTGYVRTAVTPDPIVATAAQVRARPWRFTVQSAAVATPVAAPGADFALPDPARPAFVHRGVRFLSLEAGLRTLEGGGLARIKALRTALATAAREPGTGAVAVVQPYAPQAVDRKEAALELHYLAEFRRTTGKRAAVITLDAPRFAAGRTEGVLTVATPHTARTLIGADPFAPGDWLSVLPSGG comes from the coding sequence GTGCCGACCCTGCGCCCGCTCCTGCCCGTCCTGCCCGTGCTGTTCACCGTGCTCCTCGTCGCCCCGGCGGGCCACGCCGCCGCGGTCGGGCCGGACGCCGGAGGCATCGAGACCGCCCGGACCTCCCGGCAGGTCGCCCCCGGGATCCGGCTGGAATCGTACGACCGGCTCGAAGCCGACCGGTGGCTGCGGATCGACGAGCTCGACGTAGACCTCGGCGGTCCGGGCGGCTCCGGCGCTGCTCCCGGGGCGCGGGCCGAGTACCTGGGGGCCGGCGGGGGCCGCGGCGTCGCCACCGTCGCCGACTCCGCCGCCCGCCACCCCGCCGGGCCCGGCCGTCGCGTGGTCGCCGCGGTCAACGGAGACTTCTTCGACATCCGGGGTACGGGCGCCCCCCTCGGCCCCGGCATCGGCGCCGGCCGGCTGCTGCACTCGGCCTCCCCGGGCGCGGGCCAGGCGGTCGCCTTCGGCGCCGACGGCATCGGCCGGGTGCTGCGCATCGCCCTGGACGGGAGCGTCACCCTGCCCGGCGGCGCGGTCCGCCCGCTCGCCGGATACAACACCGCCCGGCCGCCCGCCGAAGGCTTCGCCGCCTACACCGCCGACTGGCCGGCGGCCGAACTCCCGCCGCTCGGCCCGGCCGTGGAACTGCGCGAAGGCAAGGTGGCCGCCGTCCGGGCGGCCGCACGCAGGCCCGCGCGCCGGGAGCGCCCCGCACCCGGTACCACCCTGCTGGTCGCCGGCGGCGCTGCGGCGACCGAACTCGCCGCCCTGCGGCCCGGGGACGCCGTCACCGTCACCGCCCGGCCCGCCGTGCCCGGGGGCGGCCCGCTCCCGGTCGGCGCCGTCGGCGGCCGGGAGGCGCTCGTCGTGGCCGGGGTCGCGCAGAACCACGACGGCGAGCCGAACAACACCGCCGCCCCGCGCACCGCCGCCGGGTTCTCCCGCGACGGCCGGTGGCTGCGCCTGATCACCGTGGACGGCCGCCAGCGCGACAGCGGAGGCCTGACGCTGACGGCGCTCGGCCGGATGATGCTCCGGCTCGGCGCCTACGAGGCCCTCAACCTGGACGGCGGCGGATCCTCCACCCTGCTCGCCGCCCTGACCGGCGACAAGGCCCTGACCTTGGAGAATTCCCCGTCCGACGGTCACCTCCGCCCGGTCCCCAATGGGCTCGTACTGACCGCCCCGGCGGGTTCCGGCCGGGCCGCCGGGTACCGCGTGGAGCCCCTGGGCGGCCTCGGCGGCGCTACGGCCCGGCTCTTCCCCGGGCTCAGCCGCACCCTCACCGCCACCCCGTACGACTCCGCGCTCGGCCCCGTGTCCGGACCGGCTGGACCGGCTGGACCGGCTGGACCGGCTGGACCGGCCGGGGCGGCCCCCGTCTGGTCCGCCGAGGGAGACCGCGCACGGATCGACCCCGCCGGGGTGCTGCGCGGGCTGCGCCCCGGCCGGGTCGACGTGCACGCCCGGGGTGCGGCGGCCCACGGAACCCTCGGCCTGGAGGTCCTCGGCCCGCTGGCCGGGGTCCGGGTCACCCCGGACCGGATCGGGTTCGCGGAGGAGGGGGAGAGCGCCCGGTTCGCCCTGACCGGTTACGACGCGCAGGGCGCCGCCGCCACCGTCGAACCCCGGGACGTGGCGCTGGAGTTCGACCGCTCGCGGTGGAGCGTCACCGAAGACGGACGCGGCGGCTTCACCGTGACCGCCCGGGTTCCGCACGCCACCGGTCAACTGCGCGCCGCCGTACGGGGGAACCGCACCGCGACGGCCGAACTGGCCCTCGGCGTGGGGCTGTCGGACAGGTCGCTCGCTGACCTCGAAGACGCCGACCGGTGGACCGGCCGGGGGACCGCCCCGGCGCCGGGCCACCCCGGCCGGGGGCTCGCCCTCACGCTCCCCGCCGCCGCGCAGACCCCGGACCCGGCGTCGAGCACCGCCGCGACCCCGCCCCGGCCGCTTCCCGTGCCGGAGCTGGCCCGCTCGCTCTCGCTCTGGGTCGACGGCGACGGCTCCGGAGCCCGCCCCGCCGTGGAACTCGCCGACGCGGACGGGGGAGCGCTCACGCTTCGCGGGCCGGCCGTGGACTGGACCGGCTGGCGGGAGATCAACCTCCCGCTCCCGGCGACGGCGGAGCGTCCGTACGCCGTGACCCGGCTCTCGGCCGCCGCCGGCCCGCGCCCCGCGCGGCTGCTGCTGGACACGCTGACGGCCCGGACTCCGCCGACCGGGTACGTCCGTACGGCCGTCACTCCGGATCCGATCGTGGCCACGGCAGCCCAAGTGCGGGCCAGGCCCTGGCGTTTTACGGTCCAGTCCGCGGCGGTCGCCACCCCGGTCGCCGCCCCGGGCGCAGACTTCGCACTGCCCGACCCGGCCCGCCCCGCCTTCGTCCACCGCGGCGTACGGTTCCTGTCGCTCGAAGCCGGGCTCCGCACCCTCGAAGGCGGCGGCCTGGCACGGATCAAGGCCCTGCGCACCGCTCTGGCGACCGCCGCCCGGGAGCCGGGCACGGGCGCGGTGGCCGTCGTACAGCCCTACGCACCACAGGCCGTGGACCGCAAGGAGGCCGCCCTGGAGCTGCACTACCTGGCGGAGTTCCGGCGCACCACCGGCAAACGGGCCGCCGTCATCACCCTGGACGCCCCCCGCTTCGCGGCCGGCCGCACCGAGGGCGTCCTCACGGTCGCGACCCCGCACACGGCCCGCACCCTGATCGGCGCGGACCCCTTCGCACCGGGCGACTGGCTCTCGGTACTGCCGTCCGGCGGTTAG
- a CDS encoding DUF4328 domain-containing protein, whose amino-acid sequence MSFSPPGSPPNYASEPLPMLRSPRGLATATTVLLVLTGVISLVSAGLSLYVSATAGTGSYTGPLPAETLPEGLMILGTLLQLPLMLATAVLFVIWFHRAYGNAEIFNPGAVTRSQGWAIGAWFIPVGNLFIPYTMSKEMWAASIQLRKDGSYRSVSQAPVTTWWLTWVAALVADRIFTYLYDGADTFEELSGAAAAGVPQGLLLAAATVLAIRFVRKLTALQTLKAAQGPYEAA is encoded by the coding sequence ATGTCCTTCAGCCCGCCCGGCTCACCGCCCAACTACGCCTCAGAGCCGCTCCCCATGCTGCGCTCGCCGCGGGGCCTCGCGACGGCGACGACCGTGCTGCTCGTGCTGACCGGCGTGATCAGCCTGGTCTCGGCGGGTTTGAGCCTGTACGTCAGCGCGACCGCGGGCACCGGGTCGTACACGGGCCCCCTCCCCGCGGAGACCCTGCCGGAGGGCCTGATGATCCTGGGCACCCTCCTCCAGCTGCCGCTGATGCTCGCCACCGCGGTCCTGTTCGTCATCTGGTTCCACCGCGCCTACGGCAATGCCGAGATCTTCAACCCGGGTGCGGTCACACGCTCCCAGGGCTGGGCCATCGGTGCGTGGTTCATCCCCGTCGGCAATCTCTTCATCCCCTACACGATGTCCAAGGAGATGTGGGCCGCCAGCATCCAGCTGCGCAAGGACGGCTCCTACCGGTCCGTGTCCCAGGCCCCCGTCACGACCTGGTGGCTCACCTGGGTCGCGGCGCTGGTCGCCGACCGGATCTTCACCTACCTGTACGACGGGGCCGACACCTTCGAGGAGCTCTCCGGCGCCGCCGCGGCCGGTGTCCCGCAGGGTCTGCTGCTCGCCGCCGCGACCGTCCTCGCGATCCGCTTCGTCCGCAAGCTGACGGCCCTGCAGACCCTCAAGGCCGCGCAGGGCCCGTACGAAGCCGCGTAG